In one Phyllostomus discolor isolate MPI-MPIP mPhyDis1 chromosome 8, mPhyDis1.pri.v3, whole genome shotgun sequence genomic region, the following are encoded:
- the BSG gene encoding basigin produces the protein MATMLVVVLGLALLGAKSGSRAESQILTSIDFDGSKTRLTCIFNGSDTEILGHRWMKGDVLLKEDELRSRTTQYEVDTDESSGQYFCIFLPDLGRSSVGVKGPPKIKARKKSEHATEKEVAVLTCESESFPPVTKWVWYKITEAGDQVLTNNSQNKFVVSSDTTTELHLQNLDLEADPGQYVCNGTNTEGTGQAIITLRVRNQLAALWPFLGIVAEVLVLVTIIFIYEKRRKSDDILDDEDTGSAPLKSSGHHVNDKGKKVRQRNAN, from the exons ATGGCGACCATGCTAGTCGTGGTTCTAGGGCTCGCGCTGCTGGGCGCCAAGAGCGGCTCCAGAGCGG AGAGCCAGATCTTGACTTCCATAGACTTTGATGGCTCCAAAACACGCCTCACCTGCATCTTCAATGGCAGTGATACTGAGATCCTGGGCCACCGCTGGATGAAAGGGGACGTCCTGCTGAAGGAGGACGAGCTGCGTAGTAGGACAACGCAGTATGA GGTGGACACAGATGAGTCCTCGGGACAGTACTTCTGCATCTTCCTCCCGGACCTAGGCAGGAGCAGCGTGGGCGTGAAGG GGCCCCCCAAGATCAAGGCCAGGAAGAAGTCAGAGCATGCCACTGAGAAGGAGGTGGCAGTGCTGACCTGCGAGTCTGAGTCCTTCCCCCCAGTGACCAAGTGGGTGTGGTACAAGATAACCGAAGCTGGGGATCAG GTCCTTACCAACAACTCCCAGAACAAGTTTGTGGTGTCCTCGGACACCACAACGGAGCTGCACCTGCAGAACCTGGACCTGGAGGCCGACCCCGGCCAGTATGTCTGCAATGGCACCAACACAGAGGGCACTGGCCAGGCCATCATCACGCTGCGTGTGCGTAACCAGCTTGCCGCCCTCTGGCCCTTCCTGGGCATCGTGGCCGAGGTGCTCGTGCTGGTCACCATCATCTTCATCTATGAGAAACGGCGGAAGTCGGATGACATCCTGGATG atgaggacacaggcTCTGCTCCACT GAAGAGCAGTGGGCACCATGTGAATGACAAAGGCAAGAAAGTCCGCCAGAGGAATGCCAACTGA